A DNA window from Ctenopharyngodon idella isolate HZGC_01 chromosome 8, HZGC01, whole genome shotgun sequence contains the following coding sequences:
- the LOC127517848 gene encoding syntaphilin isoform X2, with the protein MSLPVNRRPSAGSRRSAAPSSTRHSHGDSTVRSGYSTASCKCTESNTVPRSNPATPRRQAKYATCSENHGIRPPAPEQYLTPLQQKEVCIRHLRARLKENVERLQDRDSEIEELRMQLTRMQEDWIEEECHRIEAQLALKKARKEIQQLQQAVETVRSNLGVHEAEQQDCKSEGLGVGRIGQRIGASRSCGCSPAHTMSRSATFTRLSSDTSPCATDRNGNVLSDRYIPANRGAMTLPRGDGRTHLLLEAALLSEQVPHATLCSTLSRSSTCERLCSGETVLPVSRSCHAINNNCSCGPHAYLPHHHLFLHLPQEEAPPPPPPPPPPAPPTAPPSASEVSDRPGYRSQACSPTITWISEEGGGEELSIIASATCAPDVTLAEPQVFSPSSATTSPAQMSYITETLPLDSTVEFTSSTATPTVLTKPQVQQPCPRASPPLELPPQETTVVKVNDEDGVGEDAESAPPQRSHWSRYFLIDLIAVAVPVVPTLAWLCRGSRNEGMPMYNMGSLLRGCCAVALHSLRRVGSGCGRGPSGTGRATPI; encoded by the exons ATGTCGCTCCCAGTGAACCGAAGGCCATCTGCTGGTTCCCGCAG GTCTGCTGCCCCAAGCAGCACTCGACACTCACATGGGGACTCGACTGTCCGTAGCGGTTACTCAACAGCATCCTGCAAATGCACAGAGAGCAATACTGTACCACGCTCCAACCCAGCCACACCACG ACGGCAGGCAAAGTATGCAACCTGTAGTGAGAATCACGGGATCCGTCCACCAGCTCCTGAGCAGTATCTCACCCCACTGCAGCAGAAGGAAGTGTGTATTCGTCACTTACGAGCTCGGCTGAAAGAAAATGTGGAGAGGCTTCAGGACCG AGACTCTGAGATCGAGGAGTTACGGATGCAGCTGACTCGGATGCAGGAGGACTGGATAGAGGAGGAATGTCATCGCATAGAGGCCCAGCTGGCCCTAAAAAAGGCCCGGAAGGAGATCCAGCAGCTTCAGCAGGCTGTTGAAACAGTTAGGTCCAATCTGGGGGTCCATGAGGCAGAACAACAGGACTGTAAGTCTGAAGGTCTAGGTGTCGGTAGGATAGGCCAACGAATTGGGGCGTCTAGGTCTTGTGGCTGCTCTCCAGCCCACACCATGAGTCGCAGCGCCACCTTCACCAGGCTGAGCAGTGATACGTCACCTTGTGCTACAGATCGCAATGGAAACGTACTTTCCGATCGCTATATTCCCGCCAACAGAGGGGCAATGACGTTACCGAGGGGTGACGGACGTACTCATCTACTTCTGGAGGCAGCTTTACTGTCTGAACAAGTTCCTCACGCAACGCTATGCTCCACTTTGTCGCGATCATCCACCTGCGAGAGATTGTGCAGCGGAGAGACGGTGTTGCCCGTTAGTCGATCCTGTCATGCTATTAACAACAACTGTAGCTGTGGTCCACATGCCTACCTCCCACACCACCATCTGTTTCTGCACCTCCCACAGGAGGAAGCACCACCTCCTCCACCTCCGCCTCCTCCTCCAGCACCGCCAACAGCACCCCCTAGTGCATCCGAAGTAAGTGACAGGCCAGGGTACCGCTCACAGGCCTGCAGCCCCACCATAACCTGGATCTCCGAAGAGGGCGGAGGAGAGGAATTGAGCATCATCGCTTCAGCAACTTGCGCACCAGACGTTACTTTAGCTGAACCACAGGTGTTTTCGCCATCCTCGGCCACTACTTCACCTGCACAGATGTCCTACATCACAGAAACTTTACCGCTAGACAGCACAGTTGAATTTACATCATCAACAGCAACACCAACAGTGTTGACCAAGCCACAGGTTCAGCAACCTTGTCCCAGAGCGTCGCCACCTCTCGAGCTGCCACCACAGGAAACAACCGTAGTAAAGGTCAATGATGAAGATGGAGTGGGGGAGGATGCAGAATCAGCTCCCCCTCAGAGGAGCCACTGGAGCCGCTATTTCCTGATCGACCTCATAGCGGTGGCCGTTCCCGTAGTTCCGACATTGGCGTGGCTTTGCCGAGGGTCACGGAATGAAGGCATGCCCATGTACAACATGGGCTCCCTGTTACGCGGCTGCTGTGCCGTTGCACTGCACTCTCTTAGACGGGTTGGCAGTGGCTGTGGTCGCGGCCCCTCGGGAACAGGAAGAGCGACACCTATCTGA
- the LOC127517848 gene encoding syntaphilin isoform X1, whose protein sequence is MSLPVNRRPSAGSRRRSAAPSSTRHSHGDSTVRSGYSTASCKCTESNTVPRSNPATPRRQAKYATCSENHGIRPPAPEQYLTPLQQKEVCIRHLRARLKENVERLQDRDSEIEELRMQLTRMQEDWIEEECHRIEAQLALKKARKEIQQLQQAVETVRSNLGVHEAEQQDCKSEGLGVGRIGQRIGASRSCGCSPAHTMSRSATFTRLSSDTSPCATDRNGNVLSDRYIPANRGAMTLPRGDGRTHLLLEAALLSEQVPHATLCSTLSRSSTCERLCSGETVLPVSRSCHAINNNCSCGPHAYLPHHHLFLHLPQEEAPPPPPPPPPPAPPTAPPSASEVSDRPGYRSQACSPTITWISEEGGGEELSIIASATCAPDVTLAEPQVFSPSSATTSPAQMSYITETLPLDSTVEFTSSTATPTVLTKPQVQQPCPRASPPLELPPQETTVVKVNDEDGVGEDAESAPPQRSHWSRYFLIDLIAVAVPVVPTLAWLCRGSRNEGMPMYNMGSLLRGCCAVALHSLRRVGSGCGRGPSGTGRATPI, encoded by the exons ATGTCGCTCCCAGTGAACCGAAGGCCATCTGCTGGTTCCCGCAG aAGGTCTGCTGCCCCAAGCAGCACTCGACACTCACATGGGGACTCGACTGTCCGTAGCGGTTACTCAACAGCATCCTGCAAATGCACAGAGAGCAATACTGTACCACGCTCCAACCCAGCCACACCACG ACGGCAGGCAAAGTATGCAACCTGTAGTGAGAATCACGGGATCCGTCCACCAGCTCCTGAGCAGTATCTCACCCCACTGCAGCAGAAGGAAGTGTGTATTCGTCACTTACGAGCTCGGCTGAAAGAAAATGTGGAGAGGCTTCAGGACCG AGACTCTGAGATCGAGGAGTTACGGATGCAGCTGACTCGGATGCAGGAGGACTGGATAGAGGAGGAATGTCATCGCATAGAGGCCCAGCTGGCCCTAAAAAAGGCCCGGAAGGAGATCCAGCAGCTTCAGCAGGCTGTTGAAACAGTTAGGTCCAATCTGGGGGTCCATGAGGCAGAACAACAGGACTGTAAGTCTGAAGGTCTAGGTGTCGGTAGGATAGGCCAACGAATTGGGGCGTCTAGGTCTTGTGGCTGCTCTCCAGCCCACACCATGAGTCGCAGCGCCACCTTCACCAGGCTGAGCAGTGATACGTCACCTTGTGCTACAGATCGCAATGGAAACGTACTTTCCGATCGCTATATTCCCGCCAACAGAGGGGCAATGACGTTACCGAGGGGTGACGGACGTACTCATCTACTTCTGGAGGCAGCTTTACTGTCTGAACAAGTTCCTCACGCAACGCTATGCTCCACTTTGTCGCGATCATCCACCTGCGAGAGATTGTGCAGCGGAGAGACGGTGTTGCCCGTTAGTCGATCCTGTCATGCTATTAACAACAACTGTAGCTGTGGTCCACATGCCTACCTCCCACACCACCATCTGTTTCTGCACCTCCCACAGGAGGAAGCACCACCTCCTCCACCTCCGCCTCCTCCTCCAGCACCGCCAACAGCACCCCCTAGTGCATCCGAAGTAAGTGACAGGCCAGGGTACCGCTCACAGGCCTGCAGCCCCACCATAACCTGGATCTCCGAAGAGGGCGGAGGAGAGGAATTGAGCATCATCGCTTCAGCAACTTGCGCACCAGACGTTACTTTAGCTGAACCACAGGTGTTTTCGCCATCCTCGGCCACTACTTCACCTGCACAGATGTCCTACATCACAGAAACTTTACCGCTAGACAGCACAGTTGAATTTACATCATCAACAGCAACACCAACAGTGTTGACCAAGCCACAGGTTCAGCAACCTTGTCCCAGAGCGTCGCCACCTCTCGAGCTGCCACCACAGGAAACAACCGTAGTAAAGGTCAATGATGAAGATGGAGTGGGGGAGGATGCAGAATCAGCTCCCCCTCAGAGGAGCCACTGGAGCCGCTATTTCCTGATCGACCTCATAGCGGTGGCCGTTCCCGTAGTTCCGACATTGGCGTGGCTTTGCCGAGGGTCACGGAATGAAGGCATGCCCATGTACAACATGGGCTCCCTGTTACGCGGCTGCTGTGCCGTTGCACTGCACTCTCTTAGACGGGTTGGCAGTGGCTGTGGTCGCGGCCCCTCGGGAACAGGAAGAGCGACACCTATCTGA